Proteins from one Malaya genurostris strain Urasoe2022 chromosome 2, Malgen_1.1, whole genome shotgun sequence genomic window:
- the LOC131432049 gene encoding adapter molecule Crk, which produces MSTFDVYNRAAWYFGPMSRQDATDLLMSERESGVFLVRDSTTIAGDYVLCVREDSKVSHYIINKIPAADDCFMFRIGDQTFSDLPDLLTFYKLHYLDTTPLRRPANRRYEKVIGKFDFEGSDPDDLPFKKGEILDIVSKDEEQWWTARNSRGQTGQIPVPYVTRYEDNIIDRPPNAGGAGGPNSLHHGPPVVGLHHSENSNIFKSNLNRQLPALARVKQERVPNAYDETALKLSVGDVIKVIKTNINGQWEGELRGKVGHFPFTHVEFIDDDVQHWSGH; this is translated from the coding sequence ATGTCAACCTTTGATGTGTACAACCGGGCTGCCTGGTACTTCGGTCCGATGTCCCGCCAAGACGCCACGGACCTGTTGATGAGTGAACGCGAAAGCGGAGTATTTCTGGTTCGTGACAGCACCACCATAGCGGGAGATTACGTGCTTTGCGTTCGGGAAGATTCCAAAGTTAGTCACTACATCATCAACAAGATTCCAGCCGCCGATGATTGTTTTATGTTTCGGATCGGTGATCAAACGTTTTCCGATCTGCCGGATTTGCTGACCTTCTACAAACTGCACTATCTGGACACGACTCCTCTGAGACGACCGGCCAACCGACGGTACGAAAAAGTGATAGGAAAGTTTGATTTCGAAGGAAGCGATCCAGACGATTTACCCTTCAAGAAAGGTGAGATATTGGATATCGTCAGCAAGGACGAGGAGCAGTGGTGGACAGCGCGTAACAGCCGGGGACAGACGGGACAGATACCGGTTCCGTACGTTACCCGCTATGAGGACAACATTATCGATCGACCACCGAATGCGGGTGGTGCAGGAGGACCCAATTCGCTGCACCATGGGCCACCGGTTGTGGGATTGCATCATTCGGAAAACTCCAACATCTTCAAATCAAATCTGAACCGACAGCTGCCAGCGTTGGCCCGGGTGAAACAGGAACGGGTACCGAATGCGTACGACGAGACGGCCCTCAAGCTGAGCGTCGGCGATGTGATTAAAGTCATCAAAACCAACATCAACGGCCAGTGGGAGGGTGAACTGCGCGGCAAGGTAGGTCACTTTCCCTTTACCCACGTAGAGTTTATCGACGATGACGTCCAGCATTGGAGCGGACACTAG